The Amycolatopsis coloradensis sequence GGAGATGATCACGTTCTTGGACCGGTCGACGATGAAGAAATAGCCATCTTCATCGACGACACCCACATCGCCGGTCCGAAACCATCCGTCCTCGAAGACTTCCTCCGTGGCATCGGGTTTCCCCCAGTAGCCCCGCATCACATTCGGACCACTGACCACTATCTCCCCTGGAACTCCACTGGGGGCCTCCAGTCGATCAGCGTCGACTACTCGGACATCAGTGAAGAACGAGGGCACACCCACAGATCCGGCCTTGGCGTGAAGATGCGCGCTGTCGAGCATCAGCACGCCGGCCGCCGTCTCGGTGAGGCCGTATCCCTGGGCGAAGTGCAGTCCACGGTCGAGATATCGGCGGAGCGTCGCCGACCGTATGGGCGCGCCACCGCACACCAGTCTCCGGACACTGGAAAGATCGGCGTCCGCCCAACGTGGCTGCCTCGCCATCATCTCGAACATCGTCGGCACACCGAACATCACCGTGATGCGTTCGCGCTCTATCAATTCGAGCACCGTGTCCGGGGCGAACGAGGGGACAAGGAAGGCTGCGCCCCCCTTTAGCAGAACCGGCAGGCATGTCATGCCCAGGGCGGCCGCGTGGAAGAGCGGCGCGACGATCAGCGCCCGCTCATCGCTCGCCACATCACTTTCAACGATGGCGTTGAAACAATTCCACGTGAGATTGCCGTGCGTCAGCATCACGCCCTTTGGCTTTCCTGTTGTGCCCGAGGTGTAGAGGATCAGGCACACGTCCTCCAGGCTTACGTGCTCGTCGGGAGGAAGGTCAGCGCGGCCGATGCCGTCGAGTTCGGTGCAGGCCAATGGTCGAACAGCACACCGTTTCCGGTCGAGTCCGGCGATCTTCTCGTCCATGCCTTCGCCGTAGATCACAATCTTGGCCGCACAGTCCACAAGAATCTCATCGAGTTCACCGACGGTGAGCCTGAAGTTCAGCGGAACGAACACGGCGCCGAGCACTCCGGCCGCGAACAGTACTTCGAGGTACGAGGGATGGTTCGGACCGAGATAGGCGACCCGGTCACCCCGGCCGATACCGAGTGCGCGCAGCCGGCCCGCCAGCGTGGTGACCCGCTCATCGAGCTCGGCAAACGTGGTGACTTGATCCTCATACCAGATCGCCACGTTCGCAGGACTCATTCGGGCTCGTCTGGCGGGCCAGGAACCTAGGCCTTGGTTTCGCACCGTTCCTCCCTGAGCCATGGTTGTTCCACCAGTGAAGCCCGCATTGCGGCCAGCTCAACGAATGTGTCACGCCGCCCGTCACTAAGTCGGCACTGATGAGAAACTGGCTGCGCGACGCCGATTCAATCAGACGAAACCGCTTCAAACCTCGCTCCAATCAAGGGCTGCCCGAGTTCACCCTGAGGTCTTTCCACTTTCAGCCAATCCACACTCGCAGTATTGACTATTCGCTCTAGAAGTGCTATAAGGCGACGATCTCTCAGGGTGTTCTTGCCTAGTGCCTCATCAAGGAACATTGACGTCATAACCGTGTCATGTGGACATCCGGGCTGGTGATCGT is a genomic window containing:
- a CDS encoding long-chain fatty acid--CoA ligase, which gives rise to MAIWYEDQVTTFAELDERVTTLAGRLRALGIGRGDRVAYLGPNHPSYLEVLFAAGVLGAVFVPLNFRLTVGELDEILVDCAAKIVIYGEGMDEKIAGLDRKRCAVRPLACTELDGIGRADLPPDEHVSLEDVCLILYTSGTTGKPKGVMLTHGNLTWNCFNAIVESDVASDERALIVAPLFHAAALGMTCLPVLLKGGAAFLVPSFAPDTVLELIERERITVMFGVPTMFEMMARQPRWADADLSSVRRLVCGGAPIRSATLRRYLDRGLHFAQGYGLTETAAGVLMLDSAHLHAKAGSVGVPSFFTDVRVVDADRLEAPSGVPGEIVVSGPNVMRGYWGKPDATEEVFEDGWFRTGDVGVVDEDGYFFIVDRSKNVIISGGENVYPAEVEAVLRDMDGIADCVVIGVADDKWGEIGKALVVADPDARITDAEVLAQLRLRLAKYKVPKYVQFVDALPTTASGKIARSEVRRRYGAGERTTCSARMRNRRG